In one Hymenobacter sp. DG25B genomic region, the following are encoded:
- a CDS encoding T9SS type A sorting domain-containing protein: protein MIIDDINISFCPTTTLPALPTVCSTYAPFNLSGGLPAGGVYSGTGVTTPAQNGTANYQFDPSLAGVGTFTITYTAPNAPKSQGNSACPISAYKATQPITVTAPTTLAALNPVCLDAGAFTLSGGAPAGGVYSGTGVTSSTQNGVTTYQFNPATAGIGTKTITYTANGCSASQSILVKSTTLAAFSSVCANAGAFVLTGGLPEGGVYSGTGVTSPAQNGTGGYQFDPALAGAGTRTITYTADGCAASRSITVIAAPTLAAFTAICEGTSRTLSGGGPAGGVYSSATAGAVTQPTAGTYVFNAAKTLAPGTYQIDYTTSCGTASQSITITPLPTLAAFSDICVNAEPLILTGGAPAGGVYSGTGVSLVGGSYQFNPATAGTGGKTITYTVNGCSASQGIMVKAIALTAFTDVCANAAPFQLTGGSPAGGVYSGDGVTSSTQNGVTTYQFNPATAGIGTKTITYTANDCSVSRSIVVKTTILPAFGDVCLNAAAFPLNSGSPSGGIYSGPGVTGSNGVYQFTPSTAGIGTHTIQYSANGCSTSQSITVKEIALASLSDICVNAPALVLAGGSPAGGVYSGTGVSLVSGSYRFNPATVGEGTHTITYTVNGCSATQPINVRAISLAAFNDVCLNASFLTLSGGLPAGGAYSGKGVTLVNGTYRFTPSAAGVGTFPITYTVNECSATQNITVKDISLAAFAAVCANAAPFELTGGAPIGGVYTGTGVAYLNGKYMLDPAVGGTGSRNITYAINGCSATQSINVKPIAFPAFSDVCANASAFILTTGSPAGGVYSGTGVTVNNGVYQFTPTSVAAGTYPITYAVNGCSATQSITVKAIALTAFNAVCANTAAFTLTGGSPAGGVYSGTGVTESNGVYKFNPAAVGDGTYTIYYAVNGCSVSRTITVKEISLAAFPDVCANESAFTLTGGLPTGGIYSGPGVTAIGNSGSYRFTPSPSLVGKTNLITYTINGCSASQLITVKAVPTLAAYSPICQSTSLTLNTGTPTGGVYSSPTAGAITQPTAGTYVFNAAKTLAAGTYQITYQATNGCAVSQPITVIATPTLAALSTMCQSDAAITLSGGAPAGGAYSGPGVSSSIVNGVTTYQFSPTGAGAGVHTISYTTSCGVATRSLTVIATPTLAAFAKPVCINGTLALTGANPAGGTWSGPGVTGSTFSAAAALQTGSGPFIITYTTGCGSASQSLAVTNTTTWTGEVSNNWFDARNWTACVPDPTINGIVPVPSGSRPYPVISGSTGEVLTLTVSGKWTLPGGNLDLYGDFDTSGGGTFEQKAGTFTLKGINQAIAGATFYNLTSGTAGIKTLTGTVSVTNLLNMQVGVMETSANYMADLGTTGSISETDASYVLGRVRSIRTVPASGTQAFGNIGLALAVNSGLSPGTTTVLRVTGPNTAQTGLPGSTSILRYFDVSATGANLTAPPMDMTATFAYREAELNGIAESSLALFRSTNNGVSWGRVGGTLSEADNRFVGVRLASLGRLTLGDKGMPLPVSLISFSARRQQQTTLLNWSTASEKNNDGFSVETSHNGVNFQSIGFVKSVAGNSQTVQNYSFVDRANRPAGVQYYRLQQLDLDGKAGYSPVQTVVVQAGGLQMSAYPNPFRGTLTVDVSLVANSPVTIVMHDALGREVYRTSTKTLPAGTHSLLVAPDTKAQGMYMLNISTNNGPTQHIRVVQQ, encoded by the coding sequence ATGATTATTGATGATATCAATATATCATTCTGCCCCACCACCACTTTACCCGCACTGCCTACTGTTTGCTCTACTTATGCACCCTTTAATCTTAGTGGCGGCCTGCCAGCAGGTGGGGTTTACTCGGGTACGGGCGTAACTACGCCAGCGCAGAATGGTACCGCTAACTATCAGTTTGACCCTTCCCTGGCCGGCGTAGGCACATTTACCATTACTTATACGGCGCCCAATGCCCCTAAATCACAGGGAAACAGCGCTTGTCCAATTTCTGCTTACAAAGCCACGCAACCCATTACCGTTACGGCTCCCACCACTTTAGCCGCGCTGAATCCGGTTTGTCTTGATGCAGGTGCCTTCACGCTGAGCGGTGGCGCGCCGGCCGGCGGCGTGTACTCCGGGACGGGGGTTACGTCCTCAACTCAGAATGGGGTAACCACCTATCAGTTTAACCCTGCTACGGCCGGCATAGGCACCAAAACCATTACGTATACAGCCAATGGCTGCTCCGCTTCGCAAAGCATTTTGGTTAAATCTACCACGCTGGCTGCTTTCAGCAGTGTGTGTGCCAATGCCGGCGCCTTTGTGCTGACGGGCGGCCTGCCCGAAGGCGGCGTATACTCGGGCACCGGCGTTACCTCTCCGGCCCAGAATGGCACCGGCGGGTATCAGTTTGACCCGGCGCTGGCCGGCGCTGGCACCCGCACCATAACGTATACTGCCGATGGCTGCGCGGCCTCCCGGAGCATCACGGTTATTGCGGCGCCCACGCTGGCAGCTTTTACCGCCATTTGTGAGGGCACTTCCCGTACGCTGTCTGGTGGAGGTCCGGCGGGCGGGGTGTACAGCAGCGCCACGGCCGGGGCCGTAACGCAGCCCACGGCGGGCACCTACGTGTTTAACGCCGCCAAAACGCTGGCCCCCGGCACTTATCAGATTGATTATACTACCAGCTGCGGCACCGCTTCCCAGAGTATTACCATCACCCCACTGCCTACTCTGGCGGCATTTAGTGATATCTGTGTTAACGCCGAACCACTTATTCTCACGGGTGGGGCACCGGCCGGTGGGGTATATTCCGGTACCGGCGTATCCCTGGTAGGTGGCAGTTATCAATTTAACCCTGCTACCGCGGGTACGGGTGGTAAAACCATTACCTACACGGTAAATGGATGTTCAGCTTCGCAAGGCATTATGGTAAAAGCCATTGCCTTAACTGCCTTTACGGATGTATGCGCCAATGCTGCCCCCTTCCAGCTGACGGGCGGCTCGCCCGCGGGCGGTGTGTACTCCGGCGACGGGGTTACGTCTTCAACTCAGAATGGGGTAACTACCTATCAGTTTAACCCTGCTACGGCCGGCATAGGCACCAAGACCATTACCTATACAGCAAATGACTGCTCCGTTTCCCGCAGCATCGTAGTGAAAACGACGATCCTTCCTGCTTTTGGGGATGTATGTCTGAATGCGGCGGCTTTTCCTTTGAATAGCGGCTCACCCTCAGGCGGCATTTATTCCGGGCCGGGGGTTACCGGAAGCAATGGCGTGTACCAGTTTACTCCGTCTACCGCTGGCATAGGCACCCACACTATTCAATATTCAGCCAATGGCTGCTCGACCTCGCAGAGCATTACGGTGAAGGAAATTGCCCTGGCCAGCCTGTCCGATATCTGTGTTAACGCGCCGGCGCTGGTATTAGCCGGCGGCTCACCGGCCGGAGGCGTTTACTCCGGAACGGGTGTTTCGCTGGTAAGTGGCAGCTACCGTTTTAATCCCGCTACAGTCGGAGAAGGTACCCACACTATTACCTACACCGTGAATGGCTGCTCGGCCACGCAGCCCATCAATGTTAGAGCTATATCCCTTGCTGCATTTAATGATGTGTGCCTGAATGCATCGTTTTTGACCCTTTCCGGTGGCTTGCCAGCCGGGGGAGCTTATTCCGGAAAAGGAGTAACACTGGTTAATGGCACTTACCGCTTTACCCCTTCTGCTGCCGGTGTAGGCACTTTCCCTATAACCTATACGGTAAATGAATGCTCGGCCACCCAGAACATTACGGTGAAGGATATTTCACTGGCTGCCTTTGCGGCTGTCTGCGCCAATGCGGCGCCATTTGAGCTGACGGGTGGTGCGCCTATAGGCGGTGTATACACGGGCACAGGTGTGGCGTACCTTAATGGAAAGTATATGCTAGATCCAGCCGTGGGAGGCACTGGCTCACGCAATATAACCTACGCTATTAATGGCTGCTCCGCCACGCAAAGCATTAATGTGAAGCCCATTGCCTTTCCTGCCTTTTCCGATGTGTGCGCTAATGCTTCCGCTTTCATCCTGACAACTGGCTCACCGGCGGGCGGGGTGTATTCCGGCACCGGGGTGACGGTAAATAATGGGGTGTATCAGTTTACACCTACTTCTGTTGCTGCCGGTACTTATCCCATTACCTACGCCGTAAATGGGTGTTCAGCTACGCAGAGCATCACGGTAAAGGCCATTGCTTTAACAGCCTTTAACGCCGTATGTGCCAATACCGCAGCCTTTACGCTGACGGGCGGCTCGCCCGCGGGCGGTGTATATTCCGGCACCGGGGTTACGGAGAGTAATGGCGTATACAAATTTAACCCCGCTGCTGTGGGTGATGGTACCTATACCATTTACTATGCGGTAAACGGCTGCTCCGTTTCCCGTACTATCACAGTTAAGGAAATTTCGCTGGCTGCTTTCCCGGATGTGTGCGCTAATGAAAGTGCATTTACCTTAACCGGGGGCCTACCAACCGGGGGCATCTATTCCGGGCCGGGCGTAACGGCCATTGGCAACAGCGGCAGCTACCGCTTTACCCCCTCCCCTAGTCTGGTAGGCAAGACCAACCTTATTACCTATACCATAAACGGCTGCTCGGCATCTCAGCTCATTACGGTGAAGGCCGTGCCTACTTTAGCCGCCTACTCTCCCATTTGTCAGAGCACTTCGCTAACCCTGAATACGGGTACGCCTACGGGCGGCGTATACAGCAGCCCCACGGCCGGGGCCATAACGCAGCCCACGGCCGGCACCTACGTGTTCAACGCCGCCAAAACTCTGGCCGCCGGCACTTATCAGATTACCTATCAGGCCACGAATGGGTGCGCTGTTTCGCAGCCTATCACCGTTATTGCCACGCCTACGCTGGCCGCGCTCAGTACCATGTGCCAGAGCGACGCCGCCATTACGCTTTCGGGCGGGGCACCGGCAGGCGGCGCATATTCCGGGCCGGGGGTTTCGTCCTCTATCGTGAATGGGGTAACTACCTACCAGTTTAGCCCCACGGGGGCTGGCGCCGGCGTGCATACCATTTCCTATACTACCAGCTGCGGCGTGGCCACCCGTTCCCTTACTGTTATTGCCACGCCTACGCTGGCAGCATTTGCGAAGCCGGTTTGCATTAATGGTACGCTGGCTCTCACGGGCGCCAACCCAGCGGGCGGCACCTGGTCGGGGCCGGGGGTTACGGGTTCCACCTTCAGCGCGGCAGCTGCCTTGCAGACCGGGTCCGGGCCGTTTATCATCACCTACACCACCGGCTGCGGCAGTGCTTCTCAGTCCCTGGCCGTTACCAACACCACTACCTGGACGGGTGAGGTTTCCAACAACTGGTTTGATGCCAGGAACTGGACCGCCTGCGTGCCGGATCCTACCATTAATGGTATTGTGCCGGTACCAAGTGGCTCCCGCCCCTACCCGGTTATCAGCGGAAGCACTGGTGAGGTACTTACCCTCACGGTGAGCGGAAAGTGGACGCTGCCGGGCGGCAATCTGGACCTGTATGGTGATTTTGACACCAGTGGAGGCGGCACCTTCGAGCAGAAGGCGGGCACTTTCACCCTAAAAGGCATCAACCAGGCTATTGCCGGCGCCACGTTCTATAACCTCACCTCCGGCACCGCCGGCATTAAAACCCTTACCGGCACAGTGAGCGTGACTAATCTGCTGAATATGCAGGTGGGCGTAATGGAAACCTCCGCCAACTATATGGCCGACCTGGGCACTACCGGCAGCATCAGTGAAACCGATGCCAGCTATGTTCTCGGACGGGTAAGATCTATCCGCACGGTTCCGGCTTCGGGCACGCAGGCATTCGGCAATATTGGCCTGGCGCTGGCGGTTAATTCCGGGCTGTCGCCGGGGACGACCACGGTACTGCGGGTAACCGGACCCAATACGGCTCAGACGGGCCTGCCGGGCAGCACCAGCATCCTGCGCTACTTTGATGTTTCGGCCACGGGCGCTAACCTGACCGCCCCGCCCATGGATATGACCGCCACGTTTGCGTACCGGGAAGCGGAGCTGAACGGTATTGCCGAAAGCAGTCTGGCCCTGTTCCGCTCTACCAATAATGGCGTAAGCTGGGGCCGGGTTGGGGGTACCCTATCGGAAGCCGATAACAGATTTGTTGGGGTACGCCTGGCGAGCCTGGGCCGCCTGACACTGGGCGACAAAGGTATGCCGCTGCCGGTGTCGCTCATATCCTTCTCTGCCCGGCGCCAGCAGCAGACTACCCTGCTTAACTGGAGCACGGCCAGCGAGAAGAACAATGATGGATTCTCGGTTGAAACCTCCCACAACGGCGTAAATTTCCAGAGTATCGGCTTTGTGAAATCCGTAGCCGGCAACTCCCAGACAGTGCAGAACTACTCCTTTGTGGACCGCGCCAACCGGCCGGCCGGCGTGCAGTACTACCGCCTGCAGCAGCTGGATCTGGATGGGAAAGCCGGCTACAGCCCCGTGCAAACGGTGGTAGTACAGGCCGGTGGCCTGCAGATGTCGGCTTACCCCAACCCGTTCCGGGGCACTCTGACCGTTGATGTAAGCCTGGTAGCCAATTCGCCCGTTACCATTGTCATGCACGATGCGCTGGGCCGGGAAGTGTACCGCACGTCCACCAAAACGCTACCGGCGGGTACGCACAGCCTGCTGGTTGCCCCGGATACTAAAGCCCAGGGAATGTATATGCTCAATATCAGCACTAACAACGGGCCCACCCAGCATATCAGGGTAGTGCAGCAATAA